From Spirosoma aerolatum, one genomic window encodes:
- a CDS encoding SdrD B-like domain-containing protein, whose amino-acid sequence MLRALSVLAFLLLGMAALPAQAQTQKINLSLHKSINSQSPAIGDVVTYTIVVANASGFATATNVSVKDELPAGGVSFIPGSATVTHGTGTFTPTGSLTATTGTWSIPSIASGDSAVLVMKATVLERGVWFNTAEVIGADQTDLNSIPGNQSLAEDDYDAVCFSVPILWYVGDEYTVTIPSGYDQIVWYRDNVPVSSTAVSTSLAEVNSDSSLTIKSPGTYRFVTYRNGCPSSNCCDIQVIQGPYGSLGDYVWLDTNQDGKQDNSETGIDSVKVYLYDNTGTVKLDSTITAGGGKYLFDSLTDGSYIVRFIAPSGYQSTSVNAAGVTDDLDSDAGLNGFTGIYTIDTSQPESSTARNNPTVDAGFYIPSAGLGDFVWNDTNKNGIQDDGEPPIQGVTAVLYINGVASATTVTNASGLYSFTGLTPGSSTSYAVGFTTPSGFTATLPYSGTDRTKDSNADLITGMTESVTLAPGEFNSTLDAGFYIPSAGLGDFVWNDINKNGIQDDGEPPIQGVTAVLYINGVASATTVTNASGLYSFTGLTPGSSTSYAVGFTTPSGFTATLPYSGTDRTKDSNADLITGMTESVTLAPGEFNSTLDAGFYIPSAGLGDFVWVDLNKDGIQDGNEPGIQGVTVTLYVNGLSTGTTVTNSSGFYSFTGLTPGSSLSYSVGFTTPSGYTATIPLSGSDKAFDSDADLITGITASVTLAPGEFNLTLDAGYIPPVQEVVKASLGDFVWNDVNKDGIQDDNESGIPDVVVTLYTNGVVSATTVTNSSGFYSFTGLTPGNSLSYSVGFTTPSGYTATLAQQGGNDEKDSDADVITGKTRSVTLAPGENNLNLDAGFYVPSAGLGDFVWNDTNHNGIQDDGEPPIQGVTAVLYINGVASATTVTNASGLYSFTGLTPGSSTSYVVGFTAPSGFTASVPYSGTDRTKDSNADLITGMTESVTLAPGEFNSTLDAGFYIPSAGLGDFVWNDTNKNGIQDDDEPGIASVTVTLYVNGVASATTVTNASGFYSFTGLTPGNSTSYAVGFTAPSGYTATLAQQGGNDTKDSDADAITGKTRSVTLAPGEFNGNLDAGYYTCPVNFSLIASNDLSICNGDVAILTATSSVTAAQIRWYLTPYDGVAFATTSNGASLTVNPTTTTIYYAEAFTADGCVSARKPVAVQVTTVPTPVCLGIMKNTCPQSTVDLTQIHIENHANGLTYEWYTSIERLAETRVTNLTAVGAGKYYLFAKQNNCYSTPTVLNVEIVDCSCQNPASVTAVALASVCEGDPISLRAILGGSATSVTWSATTTGGMFSAPGSLTTTYTPSATDVAAGNVLLTVTTNDPDGEGICAPASYAVLVKINKRPDAPLGVACDDTLVCQGSSTKLVGFAPNGRINWYDQNGTLIGTTVSGGKLTVTPAKAGDAIYYAETISSEGCVSSTRSSLTITVGQCLADLAVVKDVVTAGPFSVGQKITYSLTASNNGPITGTDVKVTDLLPGTLTYVSSTPVNQYNPATGIWTIGTLTPGSSRVLLIEATINAGGSLKNTAIISGANNDPNHALNDTSRTVTPIIDCNVAPPTLICAISQICKGNTTTLSAKGCENGTVRWSNGSTGTTIFAAPTATTTYTASCVIGQCVSQASAPITVTVVEPQTPVIVASADNVCPGTSVTLTASGCQGGIIEWSDKAQTGNSIVVTPYSKTTYTAQCRQGSCLSNPAVITININADQPQPTIVCSTSVVCPGETVTLTVDNCIGTPHWNSTTATTSSIVVTPTLGSNTYWVYCQSGSCTSKSSPTYTIQVVAPVIPTVTASADTVCAGGAITLTAADCNGTVMWSNGETGTSITVHPTANISYYAQCKYRTCLSNPSNTVSVAVVNPQAPIVRLSSTSVCSGEPVSLTATGCTGTVVWHGVDKTGSIITIYPTESKQYYATCKIGSCESSASNSVRISVNTSPAPAPTVVASTTAICSGGLVSLTATGCDGTVKWSDGQTGAVVSVSVTPSNHEFYALCIPASGSACGSGKSNVVNIQVTPTPTPSIVRCLCSADTICPGEEVKLSVKNCQGTPYWSTGETTTSIIVSPTVTTGYTVYCQDGVCQSTTTQPYTITVIPVTAPTIVASTTNVTPGGSVTLTASGCTGTVIWSANDVNGNNKGASIVVIPNGTQTYYAQCQYHACLSDPSNPVIINPGDCVVKAGSLTPVNDKVCASTSTTAVVAATPNGGLIQPTSYSVVYVLAKDGLVQQTGAAPQFTVDASNAHYTIHTLVYNANSGDANYLDLSQVKPNLSTIADVQQLIGSKCASLDATGAAIKVCVIDAPTLSATSLTVCSGGPVSITATGCENGTVKWSDGKEGAVYTTSVYAETWLTAICEIDHCASKPSATVHISLGTPPIPIIVSNKSALCVGETVSLTATGCSDGNYQWSDAQQTIGSILTVTPTQDVTFRVKCKVGSCEGEWSAATTIQVGKPSAPTISILGGGSNATVCFGASVTLVAQGCSPDSYVTWSNNQVGNTLVVSPASSTTFSAQCCNSTYCKSDASNTVGVNVLPKVPVPTVSDLTNTCPITTADLSKGVTSNPATTGGVFEYYTDATLSTKVADPAHVGTGVYYVIEKTTNGCVSLPVAIHVQVTTCMEPSPCDGVNPATASAGADASVCAAKTYQLSGTMGGSGNTAHWTTSGTGTFDNPYALNAVYTASAADLQAGKVTLTLTVTPTNPNCPVATDAMDLTINGVKDVPVVTVVGAQNLCYGDSVTLKAPAGYTGYKWSNGATSETIIVKHSGTYSVQLVDGSGCSSVSSEPVMVNVAEPVLPPLVHNLRNECPSKIVDLTKALSTTTAGSTYTYRICECNTSNIVIRPDSVCEGTYWVVERTAQGCVSKPSKVVVKVFNCAADTLNTDVSIAKLASTAFVQNGAPVTYTITVSNAGPHTAYNVDVRDVLPKGLELIPTPGSSFTISNGSMIMPDAGGSFTVSNGVVSKHIDSLKTGASTQIVFNARLTVKNQEVVNTAEIVYLDNKETNLANNTSSVTVKDTSAHKASVIGLAKSVLGTPQAIGDSLVKVAYKFVVTNFGEDTLRSVQVNDDLAYAFRPNTVSASVTLSDAASTLKVNSEFTGSGSHTNLLDSASYILPGKSQIMVLDVTVKRVAGDTTKAFYNLAGSSAVSSNGTVTDMSTDGGVADPDNDGDPTNNTVVTSFTLGTGQPQGPSIGLALAVVKVEQQPDSSYNVTYKATIKNFGDVELKGLSLTDSLNKVFISPASYSVVGGPVVGAGSTLVANTGFDGSSQPDLLTNASKLAAGAQDTVVFVVNVKTNGNNGPFYSSATVTGTTPDASQTVMDISNNGFDPAPQGSTLTTVRFDLPKGLLGVAKEVGTPTLVQNGVYDIPYTITLTNMGTEPLKTVQVEDNLSTAFGKGALIVSNQIHVASTGTVTVDTLYTGQGMITKMLVDTASTLAVGAKATLTFTVRVDVSGVNPDSLTFYNTALASAKTSSDELVDDASTAGTNNDPDNDLDPRNNSQPTPIVLNGRATDSHIGLAMTVADTVRQSDGSYNVTYQIVVKAYGPDPLTNVTISDTLSKVFNTQTGSIFTLVKAPFITSTGSALKLNPNYNGVSDPVIVLGDSTSALAVGKVDTIRMVINVIADGSTTTFLNTAYATAQSKTGLVSDISTSGLNPDLNGNGDPTDPNEREATPLTLLPTYQEIFIPQGFSPNGDGINDRFVIRGANGLTVSLEVYNRWGNLVYKNEDYQNDWDGKPNTGIVLSSADSNGVPDGTYYYVVNLSDGRKFVRYMTINR is encoded by the coding sequence ATGCTTCGCGCATTATCAGTTCTGGCATTTTTACTGCTCGGAATGGCGGCTTTGCCAGCTCAGGCTCAGACGCAGAAGATTAACCTGAGTCTCCATAAATCTATAAACAGCCAGTCGCCAGCTATTGGCGACGTCGTTACATATACGATTGTAGTTGCTAATGCGTCTGGTTTCGCTACAGCGACTAATGTATCCGTTAAAGATGAACTGCCTGCTGGCGGGGTTTCATTTATACCAGGGTCGGCTACTGTCACACACGGTACAGGAACATTCACACCTACCGGCTCACTAACCGCAACAACGGGTACCTGGTCGATTCCGTCAATTGCTTCCGGCGATTCGGCGGTTTTGGTAATGAAGGCTACCGTACTGGAACGTGGTGTCTGGTTTAATACGGCTGAAGTTATTGGAGCCGATCAAACGGACTTAAATTCTATTCCCGGCAATCAGAGTCTGGCTGAAGATGATTATGATGCCGTTTGTTTTTCGGTGCCAATATTATGGTACGTTGGCGATGAATATACGGTTACGATCCCATCTGGGTATGATCAGATTGTCTGGTACCGAGATAATGTACCGGTTAGTTCAACGGCCGTGTCCACCTCACTGGCTGAGGTCAACAGTGATTCGTCCCTGACTATCAAAAGTCCGGGTACATACCGCTTTGTGACCTACAGAAATGGTTGCCCTTCTTCGAACTGTTGTGACATTCAAGTCATTCAGGGGCCTTATGGAAGCTTGGGCGACTATGTATGGCTTGATACAAATCAAGATGGTAAGCAAGATAATTCCGAAACGGGTATTGATAGCGTAAAGGTTTATTTATACGACAACACGGGTACCGTAAAACTCGATTCGACCATTACCGCCGGTGGTGGTAAATACCTGTTTGATAGCCTTACAGACGGAAGTTATATTGTCCGATTTATTGCGCCTTCGGGTTATCAATCTACTTCCGTTAATGCGGCTGGTGTTACTGACGATCTGGATAGTGATGCTGGCCTTAACGGATTTACAGGTATTTATACCATTGATACCAGCCAGCCAGAGTCCAGTACGGCCCGAAATAATCCGACTGTAGATGCGGGCTTCTACATCCCAAGTGCAGGATTGGGCGACTTTGTCTGGAATGATACCAATAAGAATGGTATTCAGGATGATGGCGAACCACCCATTCAGGGTGTAACGGCTGTCCTCTATATTAATGGAGTCGCTTCGGCAACGACGGTAACCAATGCCTCGGGCTTATACAGTTTCACCGGCTTGACCCCAGGCAGCAGCACCAGCTATGCGGTAGGCTTCACGACGCCATCGGGCTTTACGGCAACGCTGCCCTACAGTGGCACCGACCGCACGAAAGATTCGAATGCGGACTTGATCACAGGGATGACCGAATCGGTTACGCTGGCACCGGGCGAGTTCAACTCAACGCTGGACGCTGGCTTCTACATCCCAAGTGCAGGATTGGGTGACTTTGTCTGGAACGACATCAATAAGAATGGTATTCAGGACGATGGTGAGCCGCCCATTCAGGGTGTAACGGCTGTCCTCTATATTAATGGAGTCGCTTCGGCAACGACGGTGACCAATGCCTCGGGCTTATACAGTTTCACCGGCTTGACCCCAGGCAGCAGCACCAGCTATGCGGTAGGCTTCACGACGCCATCGGGCTTTACGGCAACGCTGCCCTACAGTGGCACCGACCGCACGAAAGATTCGAATGCGGACCTGATTACAGGGATGACCGAATCGGTTACGCTGGCACCGGGCGAGTTCAACTCAACGCTGGACGCTGGCTTCTACATCCCAAGTGCAGGACTGGGCGACTTTGTCTGGGTTGATCTGAATAAAGATGGTATCCAGGATGGTAACGAACCAGGTATTCAGGGAGTAACCGTTACGTTATATGTTAATGGTTTGTCTACTGGGACGACAGTAACCAATTCGTCGGGCTTCTATAGCTTCACCGGCTTAACCCCAGGTAGTAGCCTAAGCTACTCTGTTGGTTTCACGACGCCATCAGGTTATACAGCAACGATTCCGCTAAGCGGTTCGGATAAAGCATTCGATAGCGATGCTGATCTGATTACGGGTATAACCGCATCCGTCACGCTGGCACCAGGTGAATTTAATCTGACCCTTGACGCTGGTTACATACCACCAGTACAAGAGGTAGTAAAAGCAAGTCTGGGTGACTTTGTCTGGAACGACGTCAATAAAGATGGTATTCAGGACGATAATGAATCCGGTATTCCAGACGTAGTCGTTACGCTCTATACAAACGGGGTAGTTTCGGCGACGACAGTAACCAATTCGTCGGGTTTCTATAGCTTCACCGGCTTAACGCCAGGCAACAGTCTGAGCTATTCAGTAGGCTTTACAACGCCATCGGGCTATACAGCTACCCTGGCACAGCAGGGTGGGAATGATGAAAAAGACAGCGACGCTGATGTGATCACGGGTAAAACCCGCTCCGTAACGCTGGCCCCAGGCGAAAACAACCTGAATCTGGATGCTGGCTTCTATGTGCCAAGTGCAGGATTGGGTGACTTTGTCTGGAACGATACCAATCACAATGGTATTCAGGACGATGGTGAGCCGCCCATTCAGGGTGTAACGGCTGTCCTCTATATTAATGGAGTCGCTTCGGCAACGACGGTAACCAATGCCTCGGGCTTATACAGCTTCACCGGCTTGACCCCAGGCAGCAGCACCAGCTATGTGGTAGGCTTCACGGCTCCGTCGGGCTTCACAGCTTCAGTTCCCTACAGTGGCACCGACCGCACGAAAGATTCGAATGCGGACCTGATCACAGGGATGACCGAATCGGTTACGCTGGCACCGGGCGAGTTCAACTCAACGCTGGACGCTGGCTTCTACATCCCAAGTGCAGGACTGGGTGACTTTGTCTGGAATGATACCAACAAGAATGGTATTCAGGATGATGATGAACCTGGTATCGCAAGTGTAACAGTAACCCTGTATGTAAACGGTGTCGCTTCGGCAACGACGGTAACCAATGCCTCGGGCTTCTATAGCTTCACCGGCTTAACCCCAGGCAATAGTACCAGTTATGCGGTAGGCTTCACGGCACCATCGGGCTACACGGCAACGCTGGCTCAACAGGGTGGCAATGATACGAAGGACAGTGATGCGGATGCCATTACAGGCAAAACGCGGTCAGTAACATTGGCTCCGGGTGAATTTAATGGTAACCTGGATGCTGGTTACTACACCTGCCCAGTCAACTTCAGCCTGATCGCTTCGAACGATCTGTCAATCTGTAATGGTGATGTCGCGATCTTGACGGCAACTTCGTCGGTGACGGCTGCCCAAATCCGGTGGTACCTGACGCCTTACGATGGAGTGGCCTTCGCTACAACCTCGAATGGTGCATCGCTAACCGTGAACCCAACGACAACGACAATCTACTATGCTGAAGCCTTCACCGCAGATGGCTGTGTAAGCGCTCGTAAGCCAGTGGCTGTTCAGGTGACGACGGTACCAACGCCGGTTTGCTTGGGTATTATGAAAAATACCTGTCCTCAATCGACGGTTGATCTGACACAGATTCATATTGAGAACCACGCGAATGGGCTAACGTATGAATGGTACACCAGTATCGAACGGTTGGCTGAGACACGAGTAACGAACCTAACGGCTGTGGGCGCAGGTAAGTACTATCTATTTGCCAAGCAGAATAACTGTTACAGCACCCCAACAGTATTGAATGTGGAAATCGTTGATTGTAGCTGTCAGAACCCAGCAAGTGTAACCGCTGTTGCCCTGGCTTCGGTTTGTGAAGGTGACCCGATCTCACTGAGAGCGATCCTCGGCGGTTCTGCAACAAGTGTAACCTGGTCAGCAACAACAACGGGTGGTATGTTCAGCGCACCCGGTAGCCTGACAACGACCTATACACCATCGGCAACTGATGTTGCTGCTGGTAATGTCTTGCTGACGGTTACGACGAATGATCCGGATGGTGAGGGTATCTGTGCCCCAGCATCGTACGCTGTACTGGTGAAAATCAACAAACGGCCTGATGCTCCGCTAGGTGTAGCCTGCGATGACACGCTCGTTTGTCAGGGCAGCAGCACGAAGCTGGTTGGCTTCGCACCAAACGGTAGAATAAACTGGTATGACCAGAATGGAACGCTGATCGGAACGACCGTAAGCGGAGGTAAACTGACGGTGACACCTGCAAAAGCGGGCGATGCTATCTACTATGCTGAAACCATAAGCTCCGAAGGTTGCGTAAGCAGCACACGTTCGTCGCTGACGATTACAGTAGGTCAGTGCCTGGCCGATCTGGCAGTAGTGAAAGACGTAGTAACGGCGGGTCCGTTCTCGGTAGGTCAGAAAATTACCTACTCGCTCACGGCCTCTAACAATGGGCCGATTACAGGTACAGATGTGAAAGTAACCGATCTGTTACCAGGCACATTGACCTACGTAAGCTCGACCCCAGTCAACCAGTATAACCCTGCAACGGGTATCTGGACCATTGGCACGCTGACACCAGGTTCGAGCCGGGTGTTGTTGATCGAAGCAACCATCAATGCGGGTGGGTCATTGAAAAATACGGCCATCATCAGTGGTGCGAACAACGATCCAAACCATGCACTGAACGATACATCGAGAACGGTAACGCCAATTATCGACTGCAACGTGGCACCGCCAACGCTGATCTGCGCTATCAGCCAGATCTGTAAAGGCAATACGACAACGCTCAGCGCGAAAGGCTGCGAAAATGGTACAGTCAGATGGTCGAACGGAAGTACGGGTACGACAATCTTTGCGGCCCCAACGGCTACGACGACGTATACAGCTAGCTGCGTAATTGGTCAGTGTGTAAGTCAGGCATCGGCACCGATCACGGTCACCGTAGTTGAGCCTCAGACACCGGTAATTGTCGCTAGTGCAGATAACGTTTGCCCTGGTACATCGGTAACGCTGACCGCATCGGGTTGTCAGGGTGGTATCATCGAATGGTCGGATAAAGCACAAACCGGTAACTCGATTGTTGTAACACCTTACAGCAAAACGACCTATACCGCACAGTGCCGTCAGGGTAGCTGCCTCAGCAACCCGGCTGTCATCACGATCAATATAAATGCCGATCAGCCACAACCCACGATTGTATGTAGCACGTCGGTTGTATGTCCAGGTGAAACGGTAACCTTAACGGTTGATAACTGCATCGGTACACCGCACTGGAACAGCACAACGGCTACGACATCGAGCATCGTTGTAACGCCAACGCTGGGTAGCAATACCTACTGGGTATACTGTCAGAGCGGTAGCTGCACCAGCAAGTCGTCGCCAACGTATACGATTCAAGTGGTGGCTCCAGTAATCCCAACGGTTACAGCCAGTGCTGATACAGTCTGTGCCGGTGGGGCTATCACCCTGACGGCTGCTGACTGCAACGGTACGGTAATGTGGTCGAATGGTGAAACCGGTACTAGCATTACAGTACATCCAACGGCCAACATCAGCTACTACGCACAGTGTAAATACCGCACATGCCTGAGCAATCCTTCCAATACGGTGTCTGTAGCTGTGGTTAACCCACAAGCGCCAATTGTACGGCTCAGCAGCACGAGTGTTTGCAGTGGTGAACCTGTTTCGTTAACAGCTACAGGTTGCACAGGTACAGTGGTTTGGCATGGTGTCGATAAAACGGGTTCGATCATCACGATCTACCCGACCGAAAGCAAGCAGTACTACGCAACCTGTAAGATTGGTTCCTGCGAGAGCAGTGCTTCTAACTCGGTTCGTATATCAGTGAATACCTCGCCAGCACCTGCTCCAACGGTTGTGGCATCAACAACGGCCATCTGTAGTGGTGGATTAGTATCACTGACGGCTACGGGCTGCGATGGAACGGTGAAATGGTCGGATGGTCAGACAGGCGCTGTTGTATCGGTGTCCGTAACTCCGTCGAACCATGAATTCTACGCACTGTGTATACCAGCAAGCGGCTCTGCCTGTGGTTCAGGGAAGTCGAATGTGGTGAACATTCAGGTGACGCCAACGCCGACACCGTCAATCGTTCGTTGCCTGTGTAGTGCCGATACGATCTGCCCAGGTGAAGAGGTGAAGCTGTCAGTGAAAAACTGCCAGGGTACGCCATACTGGAGCACGGGTGAAACCACTACAAGCATTATCGTTTCGCCAACCGTTACAACGGGCTACACAGTATACTGTCAGGACGGCGTGTGCCAGAGCACCACGACCCAGCCTTACACGATTACGGTGATTCCAGTAACGGCACCGACCATCGTGGCTTCGACAACGAATGTAACGCCGGGAGGTTCGGTAACCCTGACCGCTTCGGGCTGCACAGGTACCGTAATCTGGTCGGCCAACGATGTGAATGGCAATAACAAAGGCGCGTCGATTGTTGTGATACCAAATGGTACACAGACCTACTACGCACAATGTCAGTACCATGCATGTCTGAGCGATCCGTCGAACCCTGTCATCATCAATCCTGGCGATTGCGTGGTTAAAGCAGGAAGCTTGACGCCTGTAAATGACAAGGTTTGTGCAAGCACCAGTACAACGGCTGTTGTGGCCGCTACGCCAAATGGCGGACTGATACAACCAACAAGCTACTCGGTGGTCTATGTGCTTGCCAAAGATGGTCTTGTTCAGCAAACAGGTGCTGCACCACAATTTACGGTAGATGCTTCGAATGCGCACTACACGATCCATACGCTGGTATACAATGCAAACTCGGGTGATGCCAACTACCTCGATCTGTCGCAGGTGAAACCGAATCTCTCGACCATTGCCGACGTACAGCAACTGATCGGTAGTAAGTGTGCCAGCCTGGATGCAACGGGTGCTGCTATAAAAGTATGCGTCATCGATGCACCAACGCTATCGGCTACCTCGCTCACCGTATGTTCGGGTGGACCGGTTTCGATCACCGCAACGGGTTGTGAAAATGGTACCGTGAAATGGTCAGATGGCAAAGAAGGCGCTGTGTATACGACAAGTGTCTATGCTGAAACCTGGCTGACGGCTATCTGTGAAATTGATCATTGTGCCAGCAAGCCATCGGCAACGGTACACATCAGCTTAGGTACACCACCTATCCCGATCATTGTGAGCAACAAGTCGGCTCTATGTGTGGGTGAAACCGTATCGCTGACGGCTACCGGTTGCTCGGATGGTAACTATCAGTGGTCTGACGCACAGCAAACGATCGGTTCGATCCTGACTGTAACCCCAACCCAGGATGTTACCTTCCGCGTGAAGTGTAAAGTGGGTAGCTGTGAAGGTGAGTGGTCGGCAGCAACGACGATCCAGGTTGGTAAGCCATCGGCACCAACGATCTCGATCCTGGGTGGTGGCAGCAATGCTACGGTCTGCTTCGGAGCTTCGGTAACGCTGGTCGCTCAGGGTTGTTCGCCAGATAGCTACGTAACCTGGTCTAATAATCAGGTGGGTAATACCCTGGTTGTTTCGCCTGCTAGCTCGACAACGTTCTCGGCACAATGCTGCAACTCGACCTACTGTAAGAGTGATGCGTCGAACACGGTGGGTGTGAATGTACTGCCAAAAGTACCAGTACCAACCGTGTCGGATCTGACGAATACCTGTCCGATTACGACGGCTGATCTGTCGAAAGGCGTAACCAGTAACCCAGCCACAACAGGTGGTGTGTTCGAATACTATACGGACGCTACGTTGAGCACCAAAGTTGCTGATCCAGCGCATGTAGGTACGGGCGTCTACTATGTGATTGAGAAAACGACAAACGGTTGCGTAAGTCTGCCGGTAGCGATTCATGTGCAGGTAACTACCTGTATGGAACCATCGCCCTGTGATGGTGTGAATCCGGCAACGGCCAGCGCTGGCGCCGATGCGAGTGTGTGTGCAGCGAAAACCTATCAACTGAGTGGAACCATGGGCGGTTCAGGTAATACCGCCCACTGGACCACCAGTGGTACCGGTACATTCGACAACCCCTATGCGCTGAATGCCGTTTATACAGCTAGTGCTGCTGATTTACAAGCGGGTAAAGTAACGCTGACGTTGACTGTGACGCCTACGAATCCGAATTGCCCAGTGGCTACGGATGCTATGGACTTGACGATCAATGGGGTTAAGGATGTACCTGTTGTAACGGTAGTCGGTGCTCAGAATCTGTGCTATGGCGACTCGGTAACCCTGAAAGCCCCTGCGGGTTATACAGGCTACAAATGGAGCAATGGTGCTACGAGTGAGACGATCATTGTGAAACATAGCGGAACCTACAGTGTGCAACTGGTCGATGGTTCGGGTTGTAGCTCGGTAAGTTCAGAGCCTGTTATGGTGAATGTAGCTGAGCCGGTACTTCCCCCGCTGGTACACAACCTGCGTAACGAGTGCCCATCGAAAATTGTGGATCTGACCAAAGCGCTGTCGACGACAACGGCTGGTAGCACCTATACGTATCGGATCTGCGAATGCAACACGTCCAATATTGTGATCCGTCCGGATTCCGTTTGCGAGGGAACCTATTGGGTAGTTGAACGGACCGCACAGGGATGTGTCAGCAAACCATCAAAAGTGGTTGTGAAAGTCTTCAACTGTGCCGCAGATACGTTGAATACGGATGTGAGCATTGCCAAATTGGCAAGCACGGCATTCGTGCAAAACGGTGCACCTGTAACCTATACCATTACGGTTAGCAATGCAGGCCCGCACACCGCTTATAATGTAGATGTGCGTGACGTACTGCCCAAAGGTCTGGAGTTAATACCGACTCCAGGTAGCAGCTTCACGATCTCGAACGGATCGATGATCATGCCTGATGCAGGTGGTAGCTTCACCGTCTCGAACGGTGTAGTGTCGAAACACATCGATAGCCTCAAAACAGGAGCGTCTACGCAGATCGTGTTTAACGCTCGTCTGACCGTGAAAAATCAGGAGGTTGTCAATACGGCCGAGATTGTTTATCTCGACAATAAGGAAACCAATCTGGCTAATAATACATCGAGCGTAACGGTGAAAGATACTTCAGCCCACAAAGCCAGCGTAATCGGTCTGGCGAAGTCGGTGCTGGGAACACCTCAAGCGATTGGTGATTCGCTCGTGAAGGTGGCCTACAAATTTGTAGTGACTAACTTCGGTGAGGATACCCTGCGTAGTGTTCAGGTAAATGATGATCTGGCTTATGCTTTCCGCCCGAATACGGTATCGGCTAGTGTAACACTATCGGATGCGGCTTCAACGCTGAAGGTTAACTCAGAATTTACCGGAAGCGGTAGCCATACAAACCTGCTGGATTCTGCCAGCTATATCCTGCCGGGTAAATCGCAGATTATGGTACTGGATGTTACGGTAAAACGCGTAGCGGGCGACACGACGAAAGCGTTCTACAACCTGGCTGGCTCATCGGCCGTCAGCAGTAATGGAACCGTAACGGATATGTCGACTGATGGCGGTGTGGCTGATCCAGATAACGATGGCGATCCAACCAACAACACGGTGGTCACCAGCTTCACGCTGGGAACGGGCCAGCCACAGGGACCAAGCATCGGTCTGGCCCTGGCTGTTGTTAAAGTTGAGCAGCAACCCGATAGTTCATACAACGTTACCTACAAGGCAACGATTAAGAACTTCGGAGATGTCGAACTGAAAGGCTTGAGCCTGACCGATAGCCTGAACAAGGTGTTTATCTCGCCAGCGTCGTATAGCGTGGTTGGTGGCCCAGTAGTGGGCGCAGGCAGCACCTTGGTTGCTAACACAGGTTTCGACGGTTCGTCGCAGCCCGACCTGCTGACCAACGCCAGCAAACTGGCCGCTGGTGCTCAGGATACGGTTGTCTTTGTGGTGAATGTGAAAACCAATGGTAACAACGGTCCGTTCTACTCCAGTGCTACAGTAACCGGTACGACACCAGATGCCTCGCAAACGGTAATGGATATTTCCAATAATGGATTCGATCCGGCACCGCAGGGGTCTACCCTAACCACGGTTCGCTTCGACCTGCCCAAAGGCTTGCTTGGGGTAGCCAAAGAGGTGGGTACACCGACGCTGGTACAGAATGGTGTATATGACATTCCGTATACCATCACACTGACCAACATGGGAACCGAGCCACTGAAGACTGTACAGGTAGAGGATAATCTCTCGACAGCGTTCGGTAAAGGAGCACTGATTGTCAGCAACCAGATTCATGTTGCCAGCACAGGAACCGTAACGGTCGATACGCTGTACACAGGTCAGGGCATGATTACCAAGATGCTGGTCGATACGGCCAGTACGCTGGCGGTGGGTGCGAAAGCTACGCTGACCTTCACCGTTCGGGTTGATGTGTCGGGTGTTAATCCGGATTCGCTGACCTTCTATAACACAGCGCTGGCATCGGCTAAAACGTCGTCTGATGAGCTTGTAGATGATGCATCGACGGCTGGTACGAACAATGACCCAGATAATGACCTGGATCCGCGTAACAACAGCCAGCCGACACCAATTGTGCTGAACGGTCGTGCTACGGATTCGCATATTGGTCTGGCCATGACCGTGGCCGATACGGTCCGTCAGTCAGATGGTAGCTACAATGTCACCTACCAGATCGTGGTGAAAGCCTACGGGCCTGATCCATTGACAAATGTGACCATCTCTGATACGCTCTCGAAGGTATTCAATACCCAGACGGGGTCGATCTTCACGTTGGTGAAAGCACCGTTCATCACCTCGACGGGTAGCGCCCTCAAGCTCAACCCCAACTACAACGGGGTGTCGGATCCGGTCATCGTCCTGGGCGACAGCACCAGCGCGCTGGCGGTGGGTAAAGTCGATACGATTCGAATGGTGATCAACGTCATCGCCGATGGCTCGACCACAACCTTCCTTAACACGGCTTATGCGACAGCTCAGTCGAAGACAGGTTTGGTAAGCGATATATCGACGAGTGGGTTGAATCCGGACCTCAACGGCAATGGTGACCCGACCGATCCCAACGAGCGCGAAGCCACTCCGCTGACGCTGCTGCCGACTTATCAGGAGATTTTCATCCCGCAGGGCTTCTCACCAAACGGCGATGGAATCAATGACCGGTTCGTGATCCGGGGCGCCAATGGGCTGACGGTCAGTCTGGAAGTCTATAATCGCTGGGGTAATCTGGTCTACAAAAACGAGGATTACCAGAACGATTGGGATGGCAAGCCGAACACGGGTATCGTGCTCAGCTCGGCCGACTCCAACGGCGTGCCCGATGGCACCTACTACTACGTAGTGAATCTGAGCGATGGCCGCAAGTTTGTTCGATACATGACTATTAACCGCTAA